One window of Branchiostoma lanceolatum isolate klBraLanc5 chromosome 8, klBraLanc5.hap2, whole genome shotgun sequence genomic DNA carries:
- the LOC136439831 gene encoding cell adhesion molecule 3-like isoform X2 yields MAQTTQRVRWICLCLVFATVQIGGVLAAVTDPDVGPLITDSLDESVLGLKCTAEKLSDPTATIAWHLDGPDGDQVIFAIKIEGDAANGTLKLTATTSFNVSGTGAVAKDTTYACKVARGAGTLWQAVTTGDPTPRSLRVEPDREQLYYGDTLTLACPNYGTQTDPDTLPADPLTVPSPQIDWQLNFTDTWTGSLPAGASVEDSKLIITNLGDSHVGSYTCRANNTYGTRFAFYPVDNLMDAPPTTAPPTTPSSGVAVNNTGAIVGGVIGGIIAAIILGALAFFGYQHYNKSLTARISSQPSQSDEEGKLNSS; encoded by the exons ATGGCTCAAACTACCCAACGTGTCCGCTGGATTTGTCTCTGCCTTGTTTTTGCTACAGTACAAATCGGAG GTGTCCTGGCAGCTGTAACAGATCCAGATGTTGGTCCCCTCATCACGGACTCCCTGGATGAGAGCGTGTTAGGGTTGAAGTGCACAGCAGAGAAACTGAGCGACCCAACAGCTACCATCGCCTGGCACCTGGATGGACCAGATGGAGATCAG GTAATTTTTGCCATTAAGATTGAAGGAGATGCAGCTAATGGGACTCTGAAGCTCACAGCTACCACATCGTTCAATGTGTCAGGGACAGGGGCAGTAGCCAAGGACACAACCTACGCTTGCAAAGTAGCACGTGGGGCAGGAACGCTGTGGCAGGCTGTCACTAcag GAGACCCTACACCCAGATCCCTGCGTGTGGAGCCTGATCGAGAGCAGCTGTACTATGGAGACACCCTTACCCTGGCCTGTCCTAACTACGGTACACAGACAGACCCAGATACGCTGCCTGCAGACCCACTCACTGTTCCTTCACCACAG ATTGATTGGCAGTTGAACTTCACGGACACTTGGACAGGTTCCCTACCGGCAGGGGCAAGTGTGGAGGACAGCAAGCTCATCATCACAAACCTGGGAGATAGTCACGTGGGAAG TTATACCTGCCGTGCCAACAACACGTATGGTACCAGGTTCGCGTTTTACCCTGTTGACAACTTAATGGACGCTCCTCCCACTACAGCCCCGCCAACCACCCCAAGTTCAGGCGTCGCCGTTA ATAATACAGGTGCTATAGTAGGCGGGGTGATCGGGGGCATCATAGCGGCCATCATTCTAGGTGCATTGGCATTCTTCGGTTACCAACATTACAACAAATCACT
- the LOC136439831 gene encoding cell adhesion molecule 3-like isoform X4: MAQTTQRVRWICLCLVFATVQIGGVLAAVTDPDVGPLITDSLDESVLGLKCTAEKLSDPTATIAWHLDGPDGDQVIFAIKIEGDAANGTLKLTATTSFNVSGTGAVAKDTTYACKVARGAGTLWQAVTTGDPTPRSLRVEPDREQLYYGDTLTLACPNYGTQTDPDTLPADPLTVPSPQIDWQLNFTDTWTGSLPAGASVEDSKLIITNLGDSHVGSYTCRANNTYGTRFAFYPVDNLMDAPPTTAPPTTPSSGVAVNNTGAIVGGVIGGIIAAIILGALAFFGYQHYNKSLRQPTKYTAAASDPV, translated from the exons ATGGCTCAAACTACCCAACGTGTCCGCTGGATTTGTCTCTGCCTTGTTTTTGCTACAGTACAAATCGGAG GTGTCCTGGCAGCTGTAACAGATCCAGATGTTGGTCCCCTCATCACGGACTCCCTGGATGAGAGCGTGTTAGGGTTGAAGTGCACAGCAGAGAAACTGAGCGACCCAACAGCTACCATCGCCTGGCACCTGGATGGACCAGATGGAGATCAG GTAATTTTTGCCATTAAGATTGAAGGAGATGCAGCTAATGGGACTCTGAAGCTCACAGCTACCACATCGTTCAATGTGTCAGGGACAGGGGCAGTAGCCAAGGACACAACCTACGCTTGCAAAGTAGCACGTGGGGCAGGAACGCTGTGGCAGGCTGTCACTAcag GAGACCCTACACCCAGATCCCTGCGTGTGGAGCCTGATCGAGAGCAGCTGTACTATGGAGACACCCTTACCCTGGCCTGTCCTAACTACGGTACACAGACAGACCCAGATACGCTGCCTGCAGACCCACTCACTGTTCCTTCACCACAG ATTGATTGGCAGTTGAACTTCACGGACACTTGGACAGGTTCCCTACCGGCAGGGGCAAGTGTGGAGGACAGCAAGCTCATCATCACAAACCTGGGAGATAGTCACGTGGGAAG TTATACCTGCCGTGCCAACAACACGTATGGTACCAGGTTCGCGTTTTACCCTGTTGACAACTTAATGGACGCTCCTCCCACTACAGCCCCGCCAACCACCCCAAGTTCAGGCGTCGCCGTTA ATAATACAGGTGCTATAGTAGGCGGGGTGATCGGGGGCATCATAGCGGCCATCATTCTAGGTGCATTGGCATTCTTCGGTTACCAACATTACAACAAATCACT GAGACAACCTACGAAGTACACTGCGGCCGCCTCAGACCCAGTGTAA
- the LOC136439831 gene encoding cell adhesion molecule 3-like isoform X5, giving the protein MAQTTQRVRWICLCLVFATVQIGGVLAAVTDPDVGPLITDSLDESVLGLKCTAEKLSDPTATIAWHLDGPDGDQVIFAIKIEGDAANGTLKLTATTSFNVSGTGAVAKDTTYACKVARGAGTLWQAVTTGDPTPRSLRVEPDREQLYYGDTLTLACPNYGTQTDPDTLPADPLTVPSPQIDWQLNFTDTWTGSLPAGASVEDSKLIITNLGDSHVGSYTCRANNTYGTRFAFYPVDNLMDAPPTTAPPTTPSSGVAVNNTGAIVGGVIGGIIAAIILGALAFFGYQHYNKSL; this is encoded by the exons ATGGCTCAAACTACCCAACGTGTCCGCTGGATTTGTCTCTGCCTTGTTTTTGCTACAGTACAAATCGGAG GTGTCCTGGCAGCTGTAACAGATCCAGATGTTGGTCCCCTCATCACGGACTCCCTGGATGAGAGCGTGTTAGGGTTGAAGTGCACAGCAGAGAAACTGAGCGACCCAACAGCTACCATCGCCTGGCACCTGGATGGACCAGATGGAGATCAG GTAATTTTTGCCATTAAGATTGAAGGAGATGCAGCTAATGGGACTCTGAAGCTCACAGCTACCACATCGTTCAATGTGTCAGGGACAGGGGCAGTAGCCAAGGACACAACCTACGCTTGCAAAGTAGCACGTGGGGCAGGAACGCTGTGGCAGGCTGTCACTAcag GAGACCCTACACCCAGATCCCTGCGTGTGGAGCCTGATCGAGAGCAGCTGTACTATGGAGACACCCTTACCCTGGCCTGTCCTAACTACGGTACACAGACAGACCCAGATACGCTGCCTGCAGACCCACTCACTGTTCCTTCACCACAG ATTGATTGGCAGTTGAACTTCACGGACACTTGGACAGGTTCCCTACCGGCAGGGGCAAGTGTGGAGGACAGCAAGCTCATCATCACAAACCTGGGAGATAGTCACGTGGGAAG TTATACCTGCCGTGCCAACAACACGTATGGTACCAGGTTCGCGTTTTACCCTGTTGACAACTTAATGGACGCTCCTCCCACTACAGCCCCGCCAACCACCCCAAGTTCAGGCGTCGCCGTTA ATAATACAGGTGCTATAGTAGGCGGGGTGATCGGGGGCATCATAGCGGCCATCATTCTAGGTGCATTGGCATTCTTCGGTTACCAACATTACAACAAATCACTGTAA
- the LOC136439831 gene encoding cell adhesion molecule 3-like isoform X1, with product MAQTTQRVRWICLCLVFATVQIGGVLAAVTDPDVGPLITDSLDESVLGLKCTAEKLSDPTATIAWHLDGPDGDQVIFAIKIEGDAANGTLKLTATTSFNVSGTGAVAKDTTYACKVARGAGTLWQAVTTGDPTPRSLRVEPDREQLYYGDTLTLACPNYGTQTDPDTLPADPLTVPSPQIDWQLNFTDTWTGSLPAGASVEDSKLIITNLGDSHVGSYTCRANNTYGTRFAFYPVDNLMDAPPTTAPPTTPSSGVAVNNTGAIVGGVIGGIIAAIILGALAFFGYQHYNKSQTARISSQPSQSDEEGKLNSS from the exons ATGGCTCAAACTACCCAACGTGTCCGCTGGATTTGTCTCTGCCTTGTTTTTGCTACAGTACAAATCGGAG GTGTCCTGGCAGCTGTAACAGATCCAGATGTTGGTCCCCTCATCACGGACTCCCTGGATGAGAGCGTGTTAGGGTTGAAGTGCACAGCAGAGAAACTGAGCGACCCAACAGCTACCATCGCCTGGCACCTGGATGGACCAGATGGAGATCAG GTAATTTTTGCCATTAAGATTGAAGGAGATGCAGCTAATGGGACTCTGAAGCTCACAGCTACCACATCGTTCAATGTGTCAGGGACAGGGGCAGTAGCCAAGGACACAACCTACGCTTGCAAAGTAGCACGTGGGGCAGGAACGCTGTGGCAGGCTGTCACTAcag GAGACCCTACACCCAGATCCCTGCGTGTGGAGCCTGATCGAGAGCAGCTGTACTATGGAGACACCCTTACCCTGGCCTGTCCTAACTACGGTACACAGACAGACCCAGATACGCTGCCTGCAGACCCACTCACTGTTCCTTCACCACAG ATTGATTGGCAGTTGAACTTCACGGACACTTGGACAGGTTCCCTACCGGCAGGGGCAAGTGTGGAGGACAGCAAGCTCATCATCACAAACCTGGGAGATAGTCACGTGGGAAG TTATACCTGCCGTGCCAACAACACGTATGGTACCAGGTTCGCGTTTTACCCTGTTGACAACTTAATGGACGCTCCTCCCACTACAGCCCCGCCAACCACCCCAAGTTCAGGCGTCGCCGTTA ATAATACAGGTGCTATAGTAGGAGGGGTGATCGGGGGCATCATAGCGGCCATCATTCTAGGTGCATTGGCATTCTTCGGTTACCAACATTACAACAAATCACA GACAGCAAGAATTTCCTCTCAGCCCAGCCAATCAGATGAAGAGGGGAAGTTGAATAGTagttga
- the LOC136439831 gene encoding cell adhesion molecule 3-like isoform X3: MAQTTQRVRWICLCLVFATVQIGGVLAAVTDPDVGPLITDSLDESVLGLKCTAEKLSDPTATIAWHLDGPDGDQVIFAIKIEGDAANGTLKLTATTSFNVSGTGAVAKDTTYACKVARGAGTLWQAVTTGDPTPRSLRVEPDREQLYYGDTLTLACPNYGTQTDPDTLPADPLTVPSPQIDWQLNFTDTWTGSLPAGASVEDSKLIITNLGDSHVGSYTCRANNTYGTRFAFYPVDNLMDAPPTTAPPTTPSSGVAVNNTGAIVGGVIGGIIAAIILGALAFFGYQHYNKSQRQPTKYTAAASDPV; the protein is encoded by the exons ATGGCTCAAACTACCCAACGTGTCCGCTGGATTTGTCTCTGCCTTGTTTTTGCTACAGTACAAATCGGAG GTGTCCTGGCAGCTGTAACAGATCCAGATGTTGGTCCCCTCATCACGGACTCCCTGGATGAGAGCGTGTTAGGGTTGAAGTGCACAGCAGAGAAACTGAGCGACCCAACAGCTACCATCGCCTGGCACCTGGATGGACCAGATGGAGATCAG GTAATTTTTGCCATTAAGATTGAAGGAGATGCAGCTAATGGGACTCTGAAGCTCACAGCTACCACATCGTTCAATGTGTCAGGGACAGGGGCAGTAGCCAAGGACACAACCTACGCTTGCAAAGTAGCACGTGGGGCAGGAACGCTGTGGCAGGCTGTCACTAcag GAGACCCTACACCCAGATCCCTGCGTGTGGAGCCTGATCGAGAGCAGCTGTACTATGGAGACACCCTTACCCTGGCCTGTCCTAACTACGGTACACAGACAGACCCAGATACGCTGCCTGCAGACCCACTCACTGTTCCTTCACCACAG ATTGATTGGCAGTTGAACTTCACGGACACTTGGACAGGTTCCCTACCGGCAGGGGCAAGTGTGGAGGACAGCAAGCTCATCATCACAAACCTGGGAGATAGTCACGTGGGAAG TTATACCTGCCGTGCCAACAACACGTATGGTACCAGGTTCGCGTTTTACCCTGTTGACAACTTAATGGACGCTCCTCCCACTACAGCCCCGCCAACCACCCCAAGTTCAGGCGTCGCCGTTA ATAATACAGGTGCTATAGTAGGAGGGGTGATCGGGGGCATCATAGCGGCCATCATTCTAGGTGCATTGGCATTCTTCGGTTACCAACATTACAACAAATCACA GAGACAACCTACGAAGTACACTGCGGCCGCCTCAGACCCAGTGTAA